In Candidatus Krumholzibacteriota bacterium, the sequence CCACCCCGGCGAAATCGACGGCGCCGAAGCGATCGGCGAGCGAGGGGTAGAGATCGCCTTCGAGGTCGACGCCGCCGCCGTGGAGAAGGGCGGCGACGTACTTCACGGGCGCGACGGGGGCCGGTCGCCCCGCTCTCGGGGTCGCCATGTCGACTTCATCCTCTCGATCAGCTCTCGCGCCTCGGCGGTGATGCGTCCGGGGATCCCGAACTCCGCCTCGATGCGGCTCTCGAGCCCCTCGCGGATGTTCTCGTTGATCTTCCGCGATCCGGCGAGGAGACGCAGGTGGTGATCGCGTACGTAGAGGTGCCCGCCGTCGGTGAGCCGGGTGAGCTGCAGGGAATGCATCATCGGCAGATCGAAGGAGTCGCGCCAGAACCGCAGGAAGCGCTCCATCGACACGGGTTGCGTCTTCACGCGGTAGCGCCACTTCACCTCGTCGCCGGCGATTGTGTAGAGGTCGTAGCGGTGCGAGCCCCGCGGGCGGAGCTCGACCGTGCCGAAGGGCGCCGCCAGGCGGACGGGACGCCCGGAGAGCTCGACGGGCTCCCCGATGAGATAGCCGGGGTCGACGAGCCAGCGGCGGTCCGCCGCCGCGGCGACGAGCGCGCAATGCACGTTCTCCCGTTTCATGTCGGCCATCACCGGGTAACAGCGGAATCCGAAGGAGGCGAGGATCGCGCCGAGACACCAGGTCAGGGAGAAGCACGTCCCGCCGGTTGCCTCCTCGACGAATCCGCGGACGAGCCGCTCCGGATCGCGGAAGCGTCCGGCCGGCGAGACCGACGCGTATTTCGCGATGATCTTGGTGAGGTTCTCGTAGGGAACGGCGGCGAAGCCGGCGACGATCCGGCAGAGGAGATCGATCCCGCCGCTCTCCCGATCGATGCCGGCGTGTCCGGCGAAGAGACGCGCCGCCGCGGCGTCGGGGGGGATGATCGGCGAGCGCGGATCGTCCAGCGGCGCGCCGCCGGGAAGATGTCGTATCGGCTGTTCTCTATTCATATCGTTTCCAACGAGTTGCGGCGCCCCCGCGGCGGCGCCGAGCCCCCCGGAATATACCGCAACACGGTTGACAAGAGCAATGCTTTTACTATATAGTAATCAACCCGTTATACTGCAACGGGCTGACGGCGATCGAGGCGAAGGAAGTTCCCGTTCGGCACCCCAGACGAGGAGGCTCTGCCTTGAAGGACCGCATTTCTTTGAAAAAGCTCGAGTTCGGACCCCGCCGCGCGTTCTACGCGGAAATCGGGCCCTCGCTCGACAGGTTCGACATCTCCGACGAAGTCGTGAAGATGTACGAGGACTACGACCTCATCTACCGCACCCTCTGCGGCATCCTCTACAACTACGTTCCGAAATCGGGTCATCCCGGCGGCAGCATCTCCTCCGGCCGCATGGTCGCCGGACTGCTCTTCGACACGATGAGCTATCGCATCGGCGATCCCGAGTGCCTCGAGGCCGATCTCATCTCCTACGCCGCCGGGCACAAGGCGATGGGTCTCTACGCGATGTGGGCGCTGCGCAACGAGTGCGCGCGCGTGGGCAAACCGGACCTGCTGCCGGACGAGAAGTTCCAGCTCCGGCTCGAGGACCTCATCGGCTTCCGGCGCAACCCGACCCAGGAAACGCCGCTCTTCAGGAAATTCAGGGCAAAGCCCCTCGACGGCCACCCGACGCCGCAGACCCCCTTCGTCAAGCTCTCCACCGGCGCCTCGGGCGTCGGCATCACGACGAGCTTCGGCCTGGGGTTCGGCGCGATGGACACCTTCGGCGCCGCGGCGCCGTGGGTACACGTGATCGAGGGCGAGGGCGGGATGACCCCGGGGCGCGTCGCCGAGGCCCTGGCGACGGCCGCCACCGCACAGCTCTGGAACCTCGTGCTGCACGTCGACTGGAACCAGGCGTCGATCGACTCCAACGCCGTCTGCCGCGACGGGGAAACGCCCGGCGAATACGTCCAGTGGAACCCGATCGACCTCTGCTACCTGCATGACTGGAACGTGATCTACGTCGAGGACGGCACCGACATGCGCCAGGTCCTCGCCGCGCAGATGGTCGCCACGGACCGGGTCAACGACCAGCCGACGGCGATCGTCTACCGGACGACGAAGGGCTGGCAGTACGGGATCGAGGGGCGCAAGTCGCACGGCGCCGGCCACGATTTCTGCTCCGACGAGTTCTACGCGACCCTGAAACCGCTCGAGGAGCGCTTCGGCGTCGAGTTCCCGCGCTTCACCGAATGCGACACCACGGCGGAGAATATCGAGAAGAACTTCTGGGACGTCCTCCTCACGCTGCGCGCGCTGCTCGAGGAGCGGAAGGAGATCGCCTCCTTCTTCGCCGACCGGCTCGGCGCCGCCGACAAACGCCTCACGAAGCTCGCCCGCGAAAAGCGCGAGGGCGTTCCCGATCTCGGCGTCGTCTACACCGACGGGATCTCGGCCGAGACGATCCCCGACGAGCTCGTCTACAAGCCGGGCTCCGGCCAGACGCTCCGCGCCGCCCTCGGCGAGACGCTCGGCTACCTCAACCGGAAAACCGGGGGCGCCTTCCTCGGCGCCGCGGCCGACCTGCTCGGTTCGACGAGCATCAACAAGCTCGCGGCCGGTTTCGATCCGGGCTTCTACAACGCCGTCTCCAACCCGAACGCGCGGCTGATCGCGACGGGCGGGATCTGCGAGGACAACATGGGCGGCTTCATGGCCGGCGTCTCGACCTACGGAACGCACATCGGCGCCGGCTCCTCGTACGGGGCCTTCATCGCCGCCCTCGAGCACATCACCGCCCGGCTCCACGGCATCGGCCAGCAGGCGCGGTTCAACTTCCTCGGCGAGCCGTACCGCCCCTTCGTCATCGTCTGCGCCCACGCCGGGCTCAAGACGGGCGAGGACGGACCCACCCACGCCGATCCGCAGGCCCTCCAGCTCCTCCAGGAGAACTTCCCGGCCGGGGTGTGCATCACCCTCACCCCGTGGGATCCGCAGGAGCTCTACCCGATGTTCATCGCCGCCCTGAAGAAGCGTCCGGCGGTCATCTGCCCCTTCGTCACGCGGCCCACCGAGAAGATCTACGATCGCGCCGCGATCGGCCTGCCGCCGGCGACGGCGGCGATCAAGGGGATCTACGCGATGCGCAGGGCCGACCCCGCGAAGAAGCCCTACCACGGCACGCTGGTGCTCCAGGGCAGCGGTGTGACGAACACGTTCGTCGAGGAGGTCCTGCCGAGGATCGACGAGGCGGGACTCAACATGAACGTCTTCTACATCGCGAGCGCCGAGCTCTTCTCCATGCTTCCCGACGCGGAGCAGGACGCCATCTTCCCGCCGGAGCTCGCCGCCGAGGCGATGGGCATCACCGGGCTCACCCTGCCGACGCTCTACCGCTGGGTCACCTCGCGAGAGGGGCGTCGCCGCTCGGTGCACGCCTTCCGCAAGGGGCACTACCTCGGCAGCGGGCAGGCGCACAAGGTGCTCGAGGAAGCCGAGCTCCACGGCGACGGCCAGTGGAAGGCGATCAGCGAATACGCCGACCTGGTGGCGAAGGGCGGCAAGTAGCCTCCCCCTCGACGGAAAAAGGAACGGGCCGGCGGTCGTTTCCGCCGGCCCGTTCAACGGGATCGTTCCCCTGACAGTCTCCCGTTACCGTTCGTCGATCTTGACGTCGTAGGCGTCGTCCGCCGTCTCGTTCCCGATCGATTCCATCAGGAACTCCACGGCCTTCTCGAGCTGGAGATCCCTTCCGGCGATCTCCGATTCGGGGGTGTTCTCGACGTGGATGTCGGGAATCGCGCCCCGGCTCTCGAGCTGCTCCCCGGTGCTCTTCTTCCAGATGCCGATGAACGTCTTGCGGATATACCCGCCGTCGATGAGGTAGTGCGGCGTCACCGCGATGACGAACCCGAGGGTCGGGACGCCGATCACGGTGCCGAGCCCGCGCTCCTTGACGGCCGCGGGGAAGACCTCGGCGTCGGAGTACGAGTACTCGTTGATCAAAACGACGATCTTGCCGGTGAAGACGTCGTCGGGCCGGTAGATCGGGCTTTCGCCCCTCGACTGCTGCACCTGGTAGGGCTGGCGCTCGAGGTAGTCGATGATGCGCGAATCGATCGAGCCGCCGCCGTTGTACCGGACGTCGATGATGATCCCGTCCTTGTAGCGGTACTGCTCGAACTTCTCGCGGAACTCGACCCACCCGGAGGTGGACATGTCGGCGAGATGCATGTAGCCGATCCGGTCGTCGCTCTTCTCGTCCACCCAGGCGGTGTTTCCGTCGACCCAGTCATTGTACCTGAGCGTGATGTCGTGGTTGATCGGGTCGACCTTCGTCTCGATCGCGCCCTTCAGCGTCGGCCGGTCGTTCGTCGTGATCGTGATCTTGTTGCGCGTCTTGCCGACGAAATGCGTCCAGGGATTCTCGCCGGGCTCGAGGACGTGCCCGTCGACGGCGAGCAGGTAGTCCCCCTCCTTGACCTCGACGTAGTCGGCGTCGAGCGGGGAGACGGCCCTCGTGGAGAGGTTGTCCGCCTTGAATATCTTCTCGATCCGGGGCAGCCCGCTCTTCTCGTCGAGAACGAGCTTCGCGCCGAGGTAGCCGAAGGACGCCGTCGGGGGTCCGGTCATCTCGCCGCGGCCGACGCCCTGGTGCGAGGCGTTGAGCTCGCCGACCATCTCGGTCATGAGCTCGTTGAGCTCCTGGCGCGTCGACACGTGGGGCAGCAGGGCCGTGTAGTACTCGCGGATCTCGTCCCAGTCGACGCCGTGCGTGTTCGGATCGTAGAAGTGGTACTTCACGACCCGCCAGCCCTCGTTGAAGATCTGGCGCCACTCGGCGAGACGGTCGAGCCGCATCTCCGTCTTCTTGCGGATGTCGAGCGCGCCGTTCTCCTCGTCGTCGTCGGCGGCGGCCTTCTTGCCGGGAGCCTTCGAGCCGACCTTCATGATCCTGAAGTTGCTGCCGTCCCAGTAGGCGAGCTTCGTGTTGTCGGCGGAGAGATCGTACGAGACGATCGACGAGGCCACCTTCTTGCTCTTCAGCTTCTCGAGATCGAACATGTAGAGATCGTAGGAGACACGGAAGAGCATCCGCGTGGCGCCCATGATCTGGTAGTAGTAGTACCGCTCGGTCGCCTGGACGTTCTGCAGGCCGCGGCCGCCGGTCTTCGGGATCCGGCGGATACGGTCCTCGAGGCCCGTGAAGTCGATCTTGACCTCGACCTTCTCCTTCTTCTTGTCCTTCTTGTTTTTTCGGCCCTTCTTGCCGTCGTCGTCGGCGGCGTCGTCATCGGCGTCCCCGTTCGCATCGTCATCGTCGGCGCCGTCGATCGCCTCCTCGTCGTCGTCGAAGACGAAGGGCTCCTCCTCCTCGGGCATCAGGCTCGTCCGCACGAGGGCCCGGCCGCCGCGCATCCGCTCGGTGATGAAGAGGAGGTACTTGCCGTCGGGCGTGAAGTAGGGTTCGGTGTCGTCGGCGAGATGGGTCGTCACCTGGTGGTGCTTGCCCGTCTTGACGTTGTAGAACCAGATGTCGCGCGCCCGGTTGCGGCGCGCGAAATCGTAGGCGATCCACTTGCCGTCGGGCGACCAGTGGTAGGTCTGGATGTCGCGATGCTCGTTCCGGTTGATCAGCACGGGGCTGCCGCCGTCGATGTCGAGCATGTAGAGGGCGTTGTCCTCGGTGCCGTAGAGGAGCCGGTCGCTCTCGGGGGACCACTGCAGCCCCGTCTTGAAATGGCCGGAGGAGGTCAGTTTCTTCTCCGGTTCGCGGCCCATCTGGTCGATGAGGTAGACCTCGTCGTCGCCGGTCCTGTCCGAGACGTAGGCGATCCACTTGCCGTCGGGCGACCACGCGGGATTCCGGTCGCGCGAGCCGGAGCTCTCGGTGAGGTTCCGCACGTCGCCGTGTTCGGCAGGCGCCGTGTAGATCTCGCCGCGCGCCTCGAAGGCGATCCGCTTGCCGGTCGGCGAGATCTCGAAGGAGCTGAGGTGCTCGAGCGGATTCACCCAGGAGACTATATTCTCGCGGAAATCGCTTTCGGCGTACACGACGACCTCGCGGGCCGCCCCGGAGGCCGTATCGAGCGTCCAGAGCCGGTGATCGCGCTCGAAGACGATCCTCGAACCGTCGGCGCTCATCGAGGGCCACGTGATGCCGTGCGCGTCGTAGTGGGTCACCTGCGTCGTCTCGCCGCTCTCCGTGTCGATGAAGAAGAGGTTGGAGACGCCGCCGTCGCGGTCGGAGACGAAGTAGATGCGGGTTCCCGTCCACATCGGCCAGGAGTCGTTCCCCTCCCAGTCGGTCAATTTGTCGAAGGACTTCGACGCGATGTCGTAGACCCAGACGTCCGTGTTGGCGCTCCCCTTGTAGCGTTTCCACCACCAGAACCGGTCGGAGTGGCGGTTGAGGGCGATCTTCGTGCCATCGGGCGAGAAGGAGCCGAAGCTCGCCTTCCCGAGGCCGAGATCGACCGGCATGCCGCCGCCGGCCGGCACGCTGAAGAACTGCTTGAAGAAACGGATGAAGCTCTCGCG encodes:
- a CDS encoding arylamine N-acetyltransferase → MNREQPIRHLPGGAPLDDPRSPIIPPDAAAARLFAGHAGIDRESGGIDLLCRIVAGFAAVPYENLTKIIAKYASVSPAGRFRDPERLVRGFVEEATGGTCFSLTWCLGAILASFGFRCYPVMADMKRENVHCALVAAAADRRWLVDPGYLIGEPVELSGRPVRLAAPFGTVELRPRGSHRYDLYTIAGDEVKWRYRVKTQPVSMERFLRFWRDSFDLPMMHSLQLTRLTDGGHLYVRDHHLRLLAGSRKINENIREGLESRIEAEFGIPGRITAEARELIERMKSTWRPRERGDRPPSRP
- a CDS encoding PD40 domain-containing protein, with the translated sequence MFRRFLFAAIALAAVSTLVACDAAASPGGNPLRLMRRPDIADDGRIVFVYQGDLWLVPPEGGVARRLTVHMGTEDYPKFSPDGTMIAFSGDHNERRNQLNVMPAGGGMPTQLTFESAGGRPVMWTRDGSRIVFSSTRESFIRFFKQFFSVPAGGGMPVDLGLGKASFGSFSPDGTKIALNRHSDRFWWWKRYKGSANTDVWVYDIASKSFDKLTDWEGNDSWPMWTGTRIYFVSDRDGGVSNLFFIDTESGETTQVTHYDAHGITWPSMSADGSRIVFERDHRLWTLDTASGAAREVVVYAESDFRENIVSWVNPLEHLSSFEISPTGKRIAFEARGEIYTAPAEHGDVRNLTESSGSRDRNPAWSPDGKWIAYVSDRTGDDEVYLIDQMGREPEKKLTSSGHFKTGLQWSPESDRLLYGTEDNALYMLDIDGGSPVLINRNEHRDIQTYHWSPDGKWIAYDFARRNRARDIWFYNVKTGKHHQVTTHLADDTEPYFTPDGKYLLFITERMRGGRALVRTSLMPEEEEPFVFDDDEEAIDGADDDDANGDADDDAADDDGKKGRKNKKDKKKEKVEVKIDFTGLEDRIRRIPKTGGRGLQNVQATERYYYYQIMGATRMLFRVSYDLYMFDLEKLKSKKVASSIVSYDLSADNTKLAYWDGSNFRIMKVGSKAPGKKAAADDDEENGALDIRKKTEMRLDRLAEWRQIFNEGWRVVKYHFYDPNTHGVDWDEIREYYTALLPHVSTRQELNELMTEMVGELNASHQGVGRGEMTGPPTASFGYLGAKLVLDEKSGLPRIEKIFKADNLSTRAVSPLDADYVEVKEGDYLLAVDGHVLEPGENPWTHFVGKTRNKITITTNDRPTLKGAIETKVDPINHDITLRYNDWVDGNTAWVDEKSDDRIGYMHLADMSTSGWVEFREKFEQYRYKDGIIIDVRYNGGGSIDSRIIDYLERQPYQVQQSRGESPIYRPDDVFTGKIVVLINEYSYSDAEVFPAAVKERGLGTVIGVPTLGFVIAVTPHYLIDGGYIRKTFIGIWKKSTGEQLESRGAIPDIHVENTPESEIAGRDLQLEKAVEFLMESIGNETADDAYDVKIDER